The following are encoded together in the Vibrio splendidus genome:
- the cobU gene encoding bifunctional adenosylcobinamide kinase/adenosylcobinamide-phosphate guanylyltransferase, with protein sequence MTNTNQASQINQTSQRNSHLVLGGARSGKSSFAEQQALCALEACSNGRLNYIATATYLDDEMRERIAHHQQRRGEQWIEHEAPVELAEELQFFTQDDVVLIDCLTLWLNNIIFELGDEATNEQVEAVVEVLVKSVEQSPAQIIMVSNEVGLGVVPLGKVSRLFVDNAGRMNQALARVVERVTLVAAGLPLRLKPYNHLLDTQG encoded by the coding sequence ATGACAAACACGAATCAAGCTAGTCAAATTAATCAAACAAGTCAGCGAAACAGCCATCTGGTATTGGGCGGCGCTCGTTCTGGCAAGTCGAGTTTTGCAGAGCAACAAGCATTATGTGCGCTTGAAGCATGTTCAAATGGACGCCTCAATTATATTGCGACAGCGACATATCTTGATGATGAAATGCGAGAACGAATCGCGCACCATCAACAACGTCGTGGCGAGCAGTGGATTGAGCATGAAGCCCCTGTTGAATTAGCCGAAGAACTGCAGTTTTTTACCCAAGACGATGTGGTGCTGATTGACTGCCTAACATTGTGGTTGAACAACATCATCTTTGAACTGGGTGATGAGGCAACCAATGAACAGGTTGAAGCCGTGGTTGAAGTATTGGTCAAAAGCGTAGAGCAAAGCCCAGCGCAAATTATTATGGTGTCTAACGAAGTTGGCTTAGGTGTGGTGCCGCTGGGTAAAGTGTCGCGCTTATTTGTAGACAATGCGGGACGCATGAACCAAGCGCTAGCTCGCGTCGTTGAACGCGTCACGCTGGTTGCTGCCGGATTGCCGCTGCGCTTAAAACCATATAATCACTTGCTAGATACTCAAGGCTAG